In Bacteroidales bacterium, one DNA window encodes the following:
- the dnaA gene encoding chromosomal replication initiator protein DnaA, with the protein MNDSQHIEVWNRCLQIIKDNVPAISYRTWFEPIVPLKLENKVLTIQVPSPFFYEYLEEQYIDILRKTLRKELGNNAKLEYSVVMENHSAASKKKPYTIKYPTNNKSQLQNKPVSMPLKSEESSIKNPFVIPGIKKLHVDPRLNPDNSFSNFIEGECNRLARSAGEAVADKPGGTAFDPLFIYGESGLGKTHLSQAIGIQVKEKFPEKTVLYVNSHKFQTQFVESIRNNNKNDFLHFYQMIDVLVIDDIHELAGKEKTQEVFFHIFNHLHQTGKQLIITSDKPPIEIQGIEQRLLSRFKWGLSADLQAPDFETRIKILKHKIYNDGIDINPDIVEYIATNITVNIRELEGALISLLAQSTLNKKEINIDLARQVIDKLVKNTKKEISVDYIQKIVCDYFEISPDQLHSKTRKREIVQARQIAMYFSKSMTKSSLASIGSQIGGKDHATVLHACKTVNNLLDTDKKFRETVKTIEKKLKI; encoded by the coding sequence ATGAACGATAGTCAACACATTGAAGTATGGAACCGCTGTCTTCAGATTATCAAGGATAATGTTCCTGCTATCAGTTACAGGACCTGGTTCGAGCCCATAGTTCCCTTAAAGCTGGAAAATAAGGTATTAACCATCCAGGTGCCTAGTCCGTTCTTCTACGAATACCTCGAGGAGCAGTATATTGATATTCTGCGTAAAACATTAAGAAAAGAACTGGGGAATAATGCCAAACTGGAATACAGTGTGGTTATGGAGAATCATTCGGCCGCTTCCAAGAAAAAACCTTATACCATTAAGTATCCCACCAATAACAAAAGCCAATTGCAAAACAAGCCCGTATCGATGCCCTTAAAATCCGAGGAGAGCTCAATCAAAAATCCCTTTGTCATCCCCGGCATCAAAAAACTGCATGTCGATCCAAGGCTCAACCCCGACAATTCATTTTCCAATTTCATTGAAGGGGAATGTAACAGACTGGCCCGCTCTGCCGGAGAAGCGGTGGCGGATAAACCAGGGGGTACGGCTTTCGATCCTTTATTTATTTACGGAGAAAGTGGCCTGGGGAAGACCCATCTTTCTCAGGCCATTGGCATCCAGGTGAAAGAGAAATTCCCGGAAAAAACGGTACTATATGTGAATTCCCACAAATTTCAAACACAGTTTGTGGAATCCATCCGAAACAACAACAAAAACGATTTCCTGCATTTCTATCAAATGATTGACGTTCTGGTGATAGACGACATTCATGAACTGGCCGGAAAAGAGAAGACCCAGGAAGTATTCTTTCACATATTTAATCATTTACACCAAACAGGTAAACAACTCATCATCACTTCTGACAAACCTCCCATTGAGATACAGGGCATTGAACAGCGTTTGCTTTCACGATTCAAGTGGGGACTATCTGCTGATCTGCAGGCACCCGATTTCGAAACCAGGATTAAGATATTGAAACACAAAATATACAATGACGGAATTGACATCAATCCAGACATCGTAGAATACATTGCCACCAATATTACGGTAAACATCCGGGAACTGGAAGGTGCCCTGATCTCCCTGCTGGCACAGTCCACATTGAACAAGAAGGAAATCAACATTGACCTGGCCCGGCAGGTAATCGATAAACTGGTGAAAAATACCAAGAAGGAAATCTCCGTAGATTACATCCAGAAAATCGTTTGTGATTATTTTGAAATCAGCCCTGATCAACTTCATTCCAAAACAAGGAAAAGAGAAATCGTTCAGGCACGGCAGATCGCCATGTATTTTTCAAAATCAATGACCAAATCTTCCCTTGCTTCCATCGGTTCGCAAATAGGCGGAAAAGACCATGCAACTGTTTTGCATGCATGCAAAACAGTTAACAATCTGCTTGATACAGACAAAAAGTTCAGGGAGACAGTAAAGACAATTGAGAAAAAACTAAAAATATAA
- a CDS encoding MCE family protein, whose protein sequence is MSKELKIGLIATFLIALLIWGFNFLKGKNIFADKNQFYAVYNEIGGLEEASPVYLSGYEVGMVENIKLTGTNMKDLLVRFTIRKDLKIPKNSRCIIYNTDLMGTKAIKLNFTEAEEYYEPGDTLPSGLEPNITEQIYTEIQPLKIKTRNLLASIDSITRLFDGDTKENIQRSIANLHYTTTNLKNTSESLDQLISQNNKKIKKTIDNAESITTNLKNNNEAISNALGNISSVTDSLRNANLVTTLGHLENTLSSTDSILKGIQKGEGSLGRLTKDDSLYIHLDQTTHNLNSLVKDIQENPGKYIQISVFGKNK, encoded by the coding sequence ATGTCAAAAGAACTAAAAATCGGACTTATAGCAACGTTTTTGATTGCACTGCTGATTTGGGGTTTCAACTTCCTGAAAGGCAAAAACATTTTTGCAGACAAAAATCAATTCTATGCTGTTTACAACGAAATTGGCGGTCTGGAAGAAGCCAGCCCTGTATATCTTAGTGGTTACGAAGTAGGTATGGTAGAGAACATCAAACTGACGGGCACCAATATGAAAGACTTGCTCGTAAGATTTACAATAAGGAAAGATCTGAAAATCCCAAAAAACTCCCGCTGTATAATATATAACACGGATCTGATGGGGACCAAAGCCATAAAGCTAAATTTTACCGAAGCCGAAGAATATTATGAACCGGGCGACACATTACCCTCTGGCCTGGAACCCAATATAACCGAGCAGATATATACGGAAATACAACCCTTAAAAATTAAAACGCGAAACCTTCTCGCTTCAATTGATTCCATCACCCGTTTGTTTGACGGAGATACCAAGGAAAACATCCAGCGTTCCATTGCCAATTTGCACTATACCACTACAAACCTGAAAAATACCTCTGAAAGCCTGGATCAACTCATATCGCAGAACAATAAGAAAATTAAAAAGACCATTGACAATGCGGAATCAATAACTACCAACCTGAAAAACAACAATGAAGCTATATCAAACGCTCTCGGAAACATTTCATCAGTCACCGATTCCCTAAGAAATGCCAACCTGGTCACCACCCTCGGTCACCTCGAAAACACCCTTTCATCCACAGATAGCATACTTAAAGGGATACAAAAAGGAGAAGGCTCTCTGGGACGTTTAACAAAAGACGATTCGCTTTACATTCATCTCGATCAGACCACCCACAATTTGAACAGCCTGGTAAAAGATATTCAGGAAAATCCGGGTAAGTATATCCAAATATCTGTTTTTGGTAAAAACAAATGA
- a CDS encoding N-acetylmuramoyl-L-alanine amidase, with the protein MLKLKIRAKIYNSLISLTIILLGFPLALNAQEEEKYHLNTVVIDAGHGGKDPGAPGNHKNEKDLVLSIALKLGKHIEENFSDVNVIYTRKKDTLIPLFKRAEIANKNKADLFISIHNNANENSRIRGTETYVMGLHKSQSNLEVAKQENSAILYEENYSRTYQGFDPNSAESYIIFSLMQNAYLEQSLNFASYIQEKFDRNTGLKNRGVKQAGFLVLYETAMPRVLVEAGFLSNPSEEKYLNSEEGQEKIASSIYEAFRDYKQNIESKSVMLSNKKDTLSTRDSIVFKVQVAASSDPIPEDSDYFKDYNQVEEHKISEQYKYTIGSTTNFKQIQQLKQKIKNDFPGAFIVAFENNDPISIDKALSIINNP; encoded by the coding sequence ATGTTGAAATTGAAAATTCGTGCCAAAATCTATAACTCACTCATATCTCTGACTATAATATTATTGGGATTTCCTCTTGCGCTTAATGCACAAGAGGAGGAGAAATACCATCTGAATACTGTGGTTATTGATGCAGGCCATGGTGGTAAAGACCCCGGTGCACCCGGAAATCACAAAAATGAGAAAGACCTGGTGCTTTCTATAGCCTTAAAATTGGGCAAACACATTGAGGAAAATTTTTCAGACGTCAATGTTATCTACACCCGTAAAAAAGACACATTGATCCCGCTTTTCAAAAGAGCAGAAATAGCCAATAAAAACAAGGCTGACTTGTTCATATCCATCCACAACAATGCCAATGAGAATTCCAGGATAAGGGGTACAGAAACTTATGTAATGGGCTTACACAAAAGCCAGAGCAATCTTGAAGTAGCCAAGCAGGAGAATTCAGCCATTCTTTATGAGGAGAACTATTCCAGGACCTACCAGGGATTTGATCCAAATTCAGCAGAATCTTATATCATCTTTTCACTGATGCAGAATGCCTATCTTGAGCAAAGTCTGAATTTTGCGTCCTATATCCAGGAAAAATTCGACCGGAATACGGGCTTAAAAAACCGGGGGGTAAAGCAGGCAGGTTTTTTGGTTCTTTATGAAACCGCAATGCCCCGGGTACTTGTGGAGGCAGGTTTTCTCAGCAATCCCAGTGAAGAAAAATATCTGAATTCAGAAGAAGGCCAGGAAAAAATAGCCTCATCTATCTACGAGGCTTTCAGGGATTATAAGCAAAATATTGAAAGCAAAAGCGTAATGCTGTCCAATAAAAAAGATACCCTTTCCACCCGGGACAGCATTGTCTTTAAAGTTCAGGTGGCCGCCTCCAGTGATCCGATACCCGAAGATTCTGATTACTTCAAAGACTATAATCAGGTGGAAGAACACAAAATATCCGAACAGTATAAATATACCATTGGAAGCACCACGAACTTCAAACAAATACAACAGTTAAAACAAAAGATCAAAAATGATTTTCCGGGTGCCTTCATTGTGGCTTTTGAAAACAATGATCCCATATCAATTGATAAAGCCCTCAGTATAATAAACAATCCTTAA